Proteins encoded together in one Anaerolineae bacterium window:
- a CDS encoding 23S rRNA (adenine(2503)-C2)-methyltransferase (23S rRNA m2A2503 methyltransferase; methylates the C2 position of the A2530 nucleotide in 23S rRNA; may be involved in antibiotic resistance), with amino-acid sequence MEQHTPRLIYDLDLDELTRWVEAQGENPFRARQIWEGLYRHFWSRPEDFTTLPKTLRQRLAKAFTFSHLTPVREVASSDGETHKTLFHLPDGAPVETVRMRYVKRRTLCISTQSGCAMGCTFCATGQMGLRRHLTASEIV; translated from the coding sequence ATGGAACAGCACACCCCGCGTTTGATTTACGATCTTGACCTGGATGAACTCACCCGTTGGGTGGAGGCCCAGGGCGAAAACCCCTTCCGCGCGCGGCAAATCTGGGAAGGGCTGTACCGTCATTTTTGGAGCCGACCTGAAGATTTCACCACCCTGCCCAAAACCCTGCGCCAACGCCTGGCCAAAGCCTTCACCTTCAGCCATCTGACGCCCGTGCGCGAGGTGGCTTCCTCCGATGGTGAGACCCACAAAACCCTGTTCCATCTGCCCGACGGCGCCCCCGTGGAAACGGTGCGCATGCGCTATGTGAAACGCCGTACCCTGTGCATCTCCACCCAATCCGGTTGTGCCATGGGGTGCACTTTTTGCGCCACTGGCCAGATGGGGCTACGGCGTCACCTCACCGCCAGCGAAATCGT
- a CDS encoding HAD-IIA family hydrolase, which translates to MHDWQHLRVLLLDMDGVLWRGEQPLGDLPRLFQRIASLNLRVALVTNNATRTPAQYVAKLQRFGVTFPATHIFGSAQAAVAALQQRFPQGAGVYLIGEEGLARAVQEAGFRLTEGNAQAVVVALDRHLTYEKLRRATVLIRQGALFIGTNPDRTYPTPEGLVPGAGAILAAVEAATDTAPWVVGKPAPLLFQLAMGRLDVRPEETLVVGDRLETDILGGQQAGCATALVLSGVTSEAQAKAAEVQPDLIVPDLEHLLSWLETQRRHPGQHIAQ; encoded by the coding sequence ATGCACGACTGGCAACACCTGCGCGTTTTGCTGCTGGATATGGACGGCGTGCTCTGGCGCGGCGAGCAACCTTTGGGTGACTTGCCGCGTCTGTTTCAACGCATCGCATCGCTGAACCTCCGGGTGGCCCTGGTGACCAACAACGCCACCCGCACCCCGGCCCAGTATGTGGCCAAATTGCAACGCTTCGGCGTAACCTTCCCTGCAACGCACATCTTTGGCTCGGCGCAGGCCGCCGTCGCCGCTCTACAGCAACGCTTTCCCCAAGGGGCCGGGGTTTATCTGATCGGTGAAGAGGGCCTGGCCCGGGCCGTGCAGGAGGCCGGCTTCCGCCTCACCGAAGGCAACGCCCAGGCCGTCGTCGTGGCCCTGGACCGCCATCTGACCTACGAGAAACTCCGGCGGGCCACCGTGCTCATCCGCCAGGGCGCCCTGTTCATCGGCACCAACCCCGACCGTACCTATCCCACCCCCGAAGGGCTGGTTCCCGGCGCCGGGGCCATCCTGGCCGCTGTGGAAGCGGCCACCGATACCGCCCCCTGGGTGGTGGGCAAGCCCGCTCCGTTGCTCTTCCAACTGGCCATGGGCAGGCTGGATGTGCGCCCCGAAGAAACCCTGGTGGTCGGTGATCGGCTGGAAACCGACATCCTGGGCGGTCAGCAGGCCGGTTGCGCCACAGCGCTGGTGCTCTCCGGCGTGACCAGCGAAGCCCAGGCCAAGGCCGCGGAGGTTCAGCCCGACCTCATTGTGCCCGATCTGGAACATCTGCTTTCCTGGCTGGAAACCCAACGCCGCCATCCCGGTCAGCACATCGCCCAATGA
- a CDS encoding nucleoside 2-deoxyribosyltransferase — protein MPRPTQPLVYLAGPLFTPGDRWYLERLDALCRDLGYATYLPHRDAGLADRSQGTRFFFLRDLEALQRIHLVVAVLHGTDVDSGTAWEMGYAYAKGIPVLGVVEDTRVPDPDNLLNPMIRHSLTALCRTPEEVAAALKKHAPLV, from the coding sequence ATGCCTCGACCCACCCAACCCCTCGTTTACCTTGCCGGGCCGTTGTTCACCCCGGGCGACCGGTGGTACCTGGAACGCCTGGATGCCCTCTGCCGCGACCTGGGCTATGCCACCTACCTCCCCCACCGGGACGCCGGCCTGGCCGACCGCTCTCAGGGCACCCGGTTCTTCTTCCTGCGTGACCTCGAAGCCCTGCAGCGCATCCATCTCGTGGTGGCCGTGCTGCACGGCACCGATGTGGACTCCGGCACCGCCTGGGAGATGGGCTACGCCTACGCCAAAGGGATCCCCGTCCTGGGCGTGGTGGAGGATACGCGGGTGCCGGACCCTGACAACCTGCTGAACCCCATGATCCGCCACAGCCTCACCGCCTTGTGCCGGACCCCGGAAGAAGTCGCCGCGGCCCTGAAAAAGCACGCCCCCCTGGTATAA
- a CDS encoding ribokinase — protein sequence MSLVFGEAFDEERPVVVVGACGVDVIAAPRQLPEVGERSPASVRLDFGGVGHNVAANLALLGQPVRMISILGRDVWGQALRARLQQLGIDTRGVLTVDTPTGAYVGVLHPQGGLAYSLYGDALLAALTPQQVRQQEALFRDAVAVFVEANVPRRTLRTVFSLARRYRLPVIADPTAPDLAPRLRPYLSRLAVVTPNHREAAALLGQDLPQDDLALLVRAARALVAQGVGLSIITLAEFGLCYATSEASGHIPALKTAVVDPTGAGDALTAAVLYALLRSIPVDDAVRLGLAAAALTLASPGTVATDLSLERLYDRLVL from the coding sequence ATGTCGCTGGTGTTTGGAGAAGCCTTTGACGAAGAACGCCCGGTGGTGGTCGTCGGCGCCTGTGGCGTGGATGTGATCGCGGCGCCCAGGCAACTGCCCGAAGTGGGTGAGCGGTCTCCGGCGTCGGTGCGCCTGGATTTCGGCGGTGTGGGGCACAATGTGGCGGCCAACCTGGCCCTGTTGGGGCAGCCCGTACGGATGATTTCCATCCTGGGCCGCGATGTGTGGGGCCAGGCCCTGCGGGCGCGTTTGCAGCAACTGGGCATCGACACCCGGGGTGTGTTGACCGTGGATACGCCCACGGGGGCCTATGTGGGCGTGCTGCACCCCCAGGGCGGCCTGGCCTATAGCCTTTATGGAGATGCCTTGCTGGCCGCTCTGACGCCGCAGCAAGTGCGCCAACAGGAAGCGCTGTTTCGCGATGCGGTGGCTGTGTTCGTGGAGGCCAATGTGCCCCGACGCACCTTGCGCACGGTGTTTTCCCTGGCTCGGCGGTACCGTTTGCCCGTGATCGCCGACCCCACGGCGCCTGACCTGGCCCCCCGGTTGCGTCCTTATCTTTCCCGACTGGCGGTGGTCACGCCCAACCATCGGGAGGCAGCGGCGCTGCTGGGCCAGGATTTGCCCCAGGATGACCTGGCCCTGCTGGTGCGCGCGGCCCGGGCTCTGGTCGCCCAGGGAGTGGGCCTATCCATCATCACCCTGGCCGAATTTGGCCTGTGTTACGCCACCTCGGAGGCCAGCGGGCACATCCCGGCGCTGAAGACGGCCGTGGTGGACCCTACGGGCGCAGGAGACGCCTTGACGGCGGCCGTGCTTTACGCCTTGCTTCGCAGCATCCCGGTGGACGATGCGGTGCGTCTGGGCCTCGCTGCGGCGGCGTTGACCCTGGCTTCCCCTGGGACGGTGGCCACCGATTTGTCGCTGGAACGGCTGTATGACCGGCTGGTGTTGTGA
- a CDS encoding pseudouridine-5'-phosphate glycosidase — MDNASLPQTVRVAAEVRQALRRGAPVVALESAVITHGLPRPDNLSLARDMEATVKSHGALPSTVGVIEGQVVVGLSSAQLHTLAYHENPRKISVRDFGPALAQRQTGGTTVSGTLVACGLTGIRVFATGGIGGVHRWPPYDVSADLPQLSRTPTVVVCAGAKAILDLPATLEYLETLGVPVVGYQTDEFPAFYSAESGLRVPYRAKDAEEVARIARSHWDLGLKSAILVVVPPPQPLPRGHVEQAVAQALEEARAKAVRGFAMTPFLLQRVAELTGHTSVDANLALLKHNAQVAARIADALSAQKHLRVV; from the coding sequence ATGGACAACGCAAGCCTGCCTCAAACGGTGCGGGTGGCGGCTGAGGTGCGTCAGGCGCTCCGGCGTGGGGCGCCTGTGGTGGCGCTGGAGTCGGCGGTCATCACCCATGGCCTGCCCCGGCCGGACAACCTTTCGCTGGCCAGGGATATGGAAGCTACCGTCAAATCCCATGGCGCTTTGCCTTCCACGGTGGGGGTGATCGAGGGGCAAGTGGTGGTGGGGCTTTCCAGCGCCCAGTTGCACACCCTGGCCTATCACGAAAACCCGCGCAAAATCAGCGTGCGGGATTTCGGCCCGGCCCTGGCCCAGCGCCAGACCGGTGGGACCACGGTCTCCGGCACCTTGGTAGCCTGCGGGTTGACCGGGATTCGGGTGTTCGCCACCGGCGGCATCGGTGGCGTGCACCGCTGGCCCCCTTACGATGTTTCGGCCGACCTGCCCCAGTTGAGCCGTACGCCCACCGTGGTGGTCTGCGCGGGGGCCAAGGCCATTCTGGACCTGCCCGCCACGCTGGAATACCTGGAGACCCTGGGTGTGCCCGTGGTGGGCTATCAGACCGACGAGTTCCCGGCTTTCTACAGCGCCGAAAGCGGCCTGCGGGTGCCTTACCGCGCCAAGGATGCCGAAGAGGTGGCGCGCATCGCCCGGTCGCACTGGGACCTGGGCCTGAAAAGCGCCATCCTGGTGGTGGTGCCGCCGCCCCAGCCGTTGCCCCGCGGGCATGTGGAGCAGGCCGTCGCTCAGGCGCTGGAGGAGGCGCGGGCGAAAGCCGTCCGGGGCTTCGCCATGACGCCCTTTTTGCTTCAGCGGGTGGCCGAACTCACCGGTCACACCAGTGTGGATGCCAATCTGGCTTTGTTGAAACACAACGCTCAGGTAGCGGCGCGTATTGCCGATGCGCTCAGTGCTCAAAAACATCTCAGGGTGGTGTAA
- a CDS encoding carbon-nitrogen family hydrolase — protein MSRFTLALVQTDVVFGDPQANLAEAEKWIARVAAQGAEMALLPELWATGYALERAEQLADPLGEGGFAAMARWADKYGVAVGGSHLEKTPEGVYNTFALYGSDGSLWGAYRKIHLFGPMSERLFLLPGDYVEVVQSPWGAVGLAVCYDLRFPEIFRLQAVSGVRLFLLVAEWPRRRIDHWHMLLRARAVENQAFIAAVNRVGKDKRHLFGGESSVVGPDGKLLGRLGNRPDTLLLDINLSQANAVRQRFSPLHDCRPEAYRLRRERRYA, from the coding sequence ATGTCTCGTTTTACTTTGGCTTTGGTGCAAACCGATGTGGTCTTCGGCGATCCCCAGGCCAACCTGGCGGAGGCCGAGAAGTGGATTGCCCGCGTGGCAGCCCAGGGGGCCGAGATGGCTCTGCTGCCCGAACTGTGGGCCACGGGCTATGCGCTGGAACGGGCCGAGCAGTTGGCCGACCCCCTGGGCGAGGGGGGCTTCGCTGCCATGGCCCGCTGGGCGGACAAGTATGGCGTGGCCGTGGGCGGGTCGCACCTCGAGAAGACGCCGGAGGGCGTTTACAACACTTTTGCTCTTTACGGATCCGACGGTTCGCTCTGGGGCGCTTACCGTAAGATCCATCTTTTCGGTCCGATGAGCGAGCGCCTCTTCCTGCTCCCCGGGGACTATGTGGAGGTGGTGCAGTCACCCTGGGGCGCCGTGGGCCTGGCCGTTTGCTACGATTTGCGCTTTCCGGAAATCTTTCGCCTGCAGGCGGTATCGGGGGTGCGCTTGTTCCTCTTGGTCGCCGAGTGGCCCAGAAGACGCATCGACCACTGGCACATGCTGTTGCGCGCTCGCGCGGTGGAGAATCAGGCCTTTATCGCCGCGGTAAACCGGGTGGGAAAGGACAAAAGGCATCTCTTTGGTGGAGAAAGCAGCGTCGTGGGGCCGGATGGGAAACTTTTGGGTCGCCTGGGCAATCGCCCGGATACCCTGCTGCTCGACATCAACCTCAGCCAGGCCAACGCGGTGCGCCAGCGTTTTTCTCCCCTGCATGATTGCCGACCGGAAGCCTACCGTCTGAGGAGGGAAAGGCGCTATGCGTGA
- a CDS encoding RNB domain-containing ribonuclease — MREPRVGSLVLFKNRPARVVQTDPRLVIQTAEGQTLKVRPKDVQVLHPGPVDALPDAAPPEETLLAEAWEVLQGETVPLAVLAELLYGAFTPQSAWATWQAVSDGLYFTGSPEAVQARRSEEVAAERRAREARAAQARAWESFLQRARRDEVDAAQDWAFLQDVVALARGQAGRSRVLRALGSRETPQNAHRLLLRWGVWGPRENPYPHRLGIALAPPELPLPDLPEEPRRDLTHLPAWAIDDEGSRDPDDALSVEGRRLWVHVADVAALVPPGSPADEEARARGASVYLPEAIVPMLPEAAPERLALGLQPVSPALSIGIDLSPDGDILDVEVTPSWVRVIRLTYAQADALLESEASLQALEGLLAPFAERRRQAGAVELHLPEVKVIVDEEGVIRLRPILPLRSRQLVREAMLAAGEAVARYGLAQGIPLPFTTQEPPAPLAEVPPGLAGMFALRKTLRRSEYHATPAPHHGLGLPLYVRATSPLRRYLDLVVHQQLWAHWRGEDLLDAQEVLERVGVAEAVVGTVRQAERLSRQHWLLVYLLEHPHWQGEGVLVERRPPWGIFLLPDLGMTAQAYLPADLPLNATVTLHLEEVLLPELEARFRVVLPDL; from the coding sequence ATGCGTGAACCCCGGGTGGGGAGTCTGGTGCTCTTCAAGAATCGACCGGCGCGGGTGGTGCAAACCGACCCGCGCCTGGTCATTCAGACCGCCGAAGGGCAGACCCTCAAAGTGCGGCCCAAGGATGTGCAGGTGCTGCACCCCGGCCCGGTGGACGCGCTGCCCGACGCTGCCCCGCCCGAGGAAACCCTTTTGGCCGAAGCCTGGGAGGTGCTGCAGGGCGAGACGGTGCCCCTGGCCGTGCTGGCCGAATTGCTTTACGGGGCGTTTACACCGCAGAGCGCCTGGGCCACCTGGCAGGCGGTGAGCGATGGTCTGTATTTCACAGGCTCGCCGGAGGCTGTGCAAGCCCGTCGGTCGGAAGAGGTGGCCGCCGAGCGGCGGGCCCGGGAGGCCCGGGCGGCGCAGGCCCGCGCATGGGAGTCGTTCCTCCAACGCGCTCGGCGCGATGAGGTGGACGCCGCGCAAGACTGGGCTTTCCTGCAGGATGTGGTGGCTTTGGCCCGCGGTCAGGCCGGGCGCAGCCGCGTGTTGCGCGCCTTAGGCAGCCGTGAAACCCCGCAGAACGCCCATCGCCTGTTGCTCCGTTGGGGGGTGTGGGGCCCCCGCGAGAACCCCTACCCCCATCGCCTGGGCATCGCCCTTGCGCCTCCCGAGTTGCCCCTGCCCGACCTGCCCGAGGAGCCCCGCCGTGACCTGACCCATCTGCCCGCCTGGGCTATCGACGATGAGGGCAGCCGCGACCCCGATGATGCCCTGAGCGTGGAAGGCCGCCGCCTGTGGGTCCATGTGGCTGATGTGGCGGCCCTGGTGCCCCCGGGGAGCCCCGCCGATGAAGAAGCCCGCGCCCGTGGGGCCAGCGTGTACCTGCCGGAAGCCATCGTCCCCATGCTGCCCGAGGCGGCCCCCGAGCGGCTGGCCCTGGGCCTGCAACCCGTCTCGCCGGCGCTTTCCATTGGCATTGACCTTTCGCCGGACGGCGACATCCTGGATGTGGAGGTGACACCCTCCTGGGTGCGCGTCATCCGGCTGACCTACGCCCAGGCCGACGCTTTGCTGGAAAGCGAAGCCTCGTTACAGGCCCTGGAAGGGTTGCTGGCTCCCTTTGCCGAGCGTCGTCGTCAGGCCGGCGCGGTGGAGTTGCATCTACCTGAAGTGAAGGTCATTGTGGATGAAGAGGGGGTTATCCGCCTGCGCCCCATCCTGCCCTTACGTAGCCGGCAATTGGTGCGGGAGGCCATGTTGGCCGCGGGCGAAGCGGTGGCCCGCTATGGGCTGGCGCAGGGCATCCCGCTGCCCTTCACCACGCAGGAGCCGCCCGCGCCCCTGGCGGAGGTGCCCCCCGGCCTGGCGGGCATGTTTGCCCTGCGCAAAACCCTGCGCCGCAGCGAGTACCACGCCACGCCCGCTCCGCATCACGGCCTGGGGTTGCCCCTTTATGTCCGGGCGACCAGTCCCTTGCGCCGGTATCTGGATCTGGTGGTGCACCAGCAATTGTGGGCCCATTGGCGGGGCGAGGATCTGCTGGATGCGCAAGAGGTGCTGGAGCGGGTAGGGGTGGCAGAGGCCGTGGTGGGCACCGTTCGGCAGGCGGAGCGGCTTTCGCGGCAACACTGGTTGCTGGTGTATCTCCTGGAGCATCCCCACTGGCAGGGGGAAGGGGTGCTGGTGGAGCGTCGCCCTCCCTGGGGCATCTTTCTGCTGCCCGATCTGGGGATGACGGCCCAGGCGTACCTTCCAGCGGACCTGCCGCTCAATGCTACGGTCACCCTTCACCTGGAAGAGGTGCTGCTCCCCGAATTGGAAGCCCGTTTCCGGGTTGTGCTCCCGGACCTCTGA
- the ligA gene encoding NAD-dependent DNA ligase LigA: MDEAALRQRYEDLKREIHYHNYRYYVLNDPVISDYEYDQLMAELRRIEEAHPEWVTPDSPSQRAGAPPAEEFAKVRHPAPILSLSNAFDAADLRAWLERIARLDPRVREADFVVEPKIDGLTVVLHYRDGVFTLGATRGDGEVGEDITANLRTVRALPLRIPVDPDGSQPPPYLVVRGEAFITKKDFEALNRRLAEAGERTYLNPRNTAAGSLRQLNPAVTAQRPITLLCYAIVSAEGGEVPHTQWETLDYLRRLGFPVPEAVHCPDLDCVIRTHEEWAQRRDTWPYEMDGLVVKINDLRLQAALGVVGKDPRGAIAFKFPAEEVTTRLLDIGVNVGRTGVLTPYAILEPVEIGGVIVKQATLHNFDYIREKDIRIGDRVLVKRAGDVIPYVIGPVVGARTGKERIFEPPTRCPACGESVVHPEGEVAWYCVNAACPAQLIRNLEHFAHRGAMDIRGLGIKIVEQLVRAGLVEDVADLYYLTKEDLLPLEGFADKKAENLLQAIAESKTRPLERLIVGLGIHGVGEAVAAELARRFPDLDALSRATMEDLQSIEGIGPSIAESIVEWFRAPRNQKVLEKLRRAGVWPRAAAPTEPEAQPLAGLTFVLTGTLPHMTREEAKAYIQAHGGRVASAVSRKTDYLVVGENPGSKLQKARALGIKTIDEATLRRLVEEGFHP; encoded by the coding sequence ATGGATGAAGCCGCCTTGCGTCAGCGGTACGAAGACCTCAAACGAGAAATCCATTACCACAACTATCGCTACTATGTGCTCAACGACCCGGTCATCAGCGATTACGAATACGACCAACTGATGGCCGAGTTGCGGCGCATCGAAGAGGCCCATCCGGAGTGGGTGACCCCCGATTCGCCCAGCCAGCGGGCGGGCGCGCCACCAGCCGAGGAGTTCGCCAAGGTGCGCCATCCGGCGCCTATCCTGAGCCTGTCCAACGCCTTCGATGCCGCGGATTTGCGCGCCTGGCTGGAGCGCATTGCCCGTTTGGACCCCCGGGTGCGCGAGGCGGATTTCGTGGTGGAGCCGAAAATCGACGGCCTCACGGTGGTGCTCCATTACCGGGATGGCGTGTTCACTTTGGGTGCCACCCGGGGTGATGGCGAGGTGGGCGAGGACATCACCGCCAACCTGCGCACCGTGCGGGCGCTTCCCCTGCGAATCCCTGTGGACCCTGACGGGTCTCAGCCGCCGCCGTATCTGGTGGTTCGTGGCGAGGCGTTCATCACGAAAAAGGACTTCGAGGCCCTCAACCGCCGCCTGGCCGAAGCGGGCGAACGCACCTATCTCAACCCCCGCAACACGGCGGCCGGCTCGCTGCGCCAGTTGAACCCTGCGGTGACGGCGCAGCGCCCCATCACTTTGCTGTGTTACGCCATCGTAAGCGCCGAGGGCGGCGAGGTGCCCCACACCCAGTGGGAGACGCTGGATTACTTGCGACGCCTGGGATTCCCGGTGCCTGAAGCGGTTCATTGTCCCGATTTGGATTGTGTTATCCGTACCCATGAAGAATGGGCTCAAAGGCGTGACACCTGGCCCTATGAGATGGACGGCTTGGTGGTGAAGATCAACGATTTGCGCCTGCAGGCCGCCTTAGGTGTGGTGGGCAAGGACCCCCGCGGGGCCATCGCCTTCAAGTTCCCCGCCGAAGAGGTCACCACCCGTTTGCTGGATATTGGCGTCAATGTGGGCCGCACGGGCGTGCTCACGCCCTACGCCATTTTGGAGCCGGTGGAGATTGGAGGGGTGATCGTCAAACAGGCCACTTTGCACAACTTCGACTACATCCGGGAGAAAGACATTCGCATCGGCGATCGGGTGCTGGTGAAGCGGGCAGGCGATGTGATTCCGTATGTCATCGGACCGGTGGTCGGCGCCCGCACGGGAAAGGAACGCATCTTCGAGCCGCCCACCCGCTGCCCGGCGTGCGGGGAGTCGGTGGTGCACCCGGAAGGCGAAGTCGCCTGGTATTGCGTCAACGCCGCCTGCCCCGCCCAACTCATCCGCAATCTGGAGCATTTTGCGCATCGTGGGGCTATGGATATCCGCGGCCTGGGCATCAAAATCGTCGAGCAGTTGGTTCGCGCCGGCCTGGTTGAGGATGTGGCCGACCTGTACTACCTCACGAAAGAAGATTTGCTGCCACTGGAAGGATTTGCCGACAAGAAGGCGGAGAACCTGCTCCAGGCCATCGCGGAAAGCAAAACGCGCCCCCTGGAGCGTTTGATCGTGGGGTTGGGCATTCATGGCGTGGGTGAAGCGGTAGCCGCTGAGTTGGCGCGTCGCTTCCCCGACCTGGATGCGTTGAGTCGGGCCACGATGGAGGATTTGCAATCCATCGAGGGCATTGGCCCCAGCATCGCCGAGAGCATCGTCGAGTGGTTCCGCGCACCGCGCAATCAAAAGGTGTTGGAGAAGTTGCGCCGCGCCGGGGTATGGCCACGCGCCGCCGCGCCCACGGAGCCCGAGGCGCAACCTTTGGCCGGGCTGACCTTTGTCCTTACCGGCACCTTGCCTCACATGACCCGCGAAGAAGCCAAGGCATACATTCAAGCCCACGGTGGACGGGTGGCCTCTGCGGTGAGTCGCAAAACGGATTACCTGGTGGTCGGCGAAAACCCCGGCAGCAAGTTGCAGAAGGCCCGGGCCCTGGGTATCAAGACCATTGATGAAGCCACTCTGCGTCGCCTGGTGGAGGAGGGCTTCCACCCGTAA